TCCAGGGAAGGCAACTTATCACAGTAGATGAAGTCAAGCAAGTCCTTGAAAACATCAGGCTGCATATCTTCCACGGTTATGTTCCGCGCCGTCCTGTCTCCCATCGGTCCATAGAGCTGGGCCTTGAAGACCGGTGACCGCATCGCAAGCAAGATCTTATGCGCATGGAAGGTCTCCCCTCTAACATTGAATGTCACATCTGTTTCCTCCTTCGTCTCTAGCCATTTTCCAAGATTATCTGCCAAGTCTGAGGGTGGCACCCGGATTTTAACGGTCTCCTCCACAAGTGGTTCCTTGATCACAGTGAGGGCACACTCGATCATGAGGTGGTCATCCCGCAGGAATGGAGACTTCTCTAGTTCGCTTCTCTTCTTCTTGagctgcttgtttctcccaaggatgGATGCGTCGAGGGAGTCGAACTCTGTCGGCGATTTCGGGCAGCACCTCCCCGTGGTCAGATCGATTTCATGGTTGACCAGCCTCAGGTCGTAGATCACCCTTGCCTTGGCGCCCTTGGTCAGGAGCTCCAGGTAGACCGACACGTGGTCCTCGCTCTCCTTGCTTGCGTCTCCGTCAGGGTAGTAGCGTATGCACCACTCGTAGCCGCCAACAGAGACGGGGTTGGACTGGATGAATTTGCCGGCGCCGATGCCCTTGTGCAGGCTGTACCCGGCGATATCAAACACGAGCATGGTCTCCGCCGTCGTCGGGGTACACAACGACACCACCCTTTCTGTTGGCTTTTGGGATGCTGCCATTGGGATTTGGGAGGGTTTTGCGGCGGTGCCCGGAGTCGGAGAGCTGGGGATTGAGAAGCGTCGCGGCGGTCTGGGCGTGGgacgggcggcggccggcgggatCGAACGGGGGGCGAAGGTTTTG
The sequence above is a segment of the Triticum dicoccoides isolate Atlit2015 ecotype Zavitan unplaced genomic scaffold, WEW_v2.0 scaffold83539, whole genome shotgun sequence genome. Coding sequences within it:
- the LOC119348059 gene encoding BTB/POZ and MATH domain-containing protein 1-like, producing MAASQKPTERVVSLCTPTTAETMLVFDIAGYSLHKGIGAGKFIQSNPVSVGGYEWCIRYYPDGDASKESEDHVSVYLELLTKGAKARVIYDLRLVNHEIDLTTGRCCPKSPTEFDSLDASILGRNKQLKKKRSELEKSPFLRDDHLMIECALTVIKEPLVEETVKIRVPPSDLADNLGKWLETKEETDVTFNVRGETFHAHKILLAMRSPVFKAQLYGPMGDRTARNITVEDMQPDVFKDLLDFIY